TGTTGTCTGGGTGGAACGCGAGCGGGATGAACGCCTGGAACCCGCCCGTCTCGTCCTGCAGCGCGCGGGCGCGCAGCATGTGGTCGACCCGTTCGGCCGCGGTTTCGATGTGGCCGTAGAGCATCGTCACGTTCGACCGCATGCCGAGCTGGTGGGCGGTGCGGTGGATGGCGAGCCACCGGTCGCCGTCGCACTTGTCGTGACAGATCTTGCGGCGCACGCGCTCGGCGAACACCTCGGCCCCGCCGCCGGGCAGCGAGTCGAGGCCGGCGGCCATCAGCTCGCGCAGCACCTGCTCGTCGGTCATCCCGTAGAGGTCGGCGAAGAAGGCGATCTCGACGGCCGTGAACGCCTTCAGGTGAATCTCCGGCCGGAGGCGCTTGAAGCCCGACAGCAGGTCGGCGTAGTACGAGAACGGCAGGTCCGGGTGCAGCCCGTTGACGATGTGCACCTCGGTCAGCGGCTGGTCGGCGCGGTCGCGCAGCTTCTGCCACGCCTGCTCGAGCGACATCGTGTACGACCCGGGGTCGCCCACCTTCAGCCGCGCGAACGAGCAGAACAGGCAACTGGCCACGCACACGTTGGTCGCCTCGATCCGGATGTTGAAGTTGTAGAAGGTTCGATCGCCGTGGCGCCTCTCGCGCTCCCGGTTGGCGAGCCAGCCGACGGCGTGGTGGTCGGGCGACTCGAACAGCCGGACACCGTCGTCGAGATCGAGCCGCACGCCGGCGTCGAGCTTGGCGGCGACCTCGGCCAGGCCTGCGTCGGCGAGGCGCGAGGCCCCCAGTGCGGCAGAGGCGTTCGTGTGCATGCGTCCCATCGGCGATCTTAGGGCACGGCTCGGCCAGTCGGCAAGGCGAGCTTGAGGTATACTCCTCGGGACAGTCGACGCTCTCCCGGCGTCTCAGGGAAGTTGGGTGCAAGTCCCACACGGTCCCGCCACTGTGAACGGGGAGCAACGATCCAGGTTCCGTCCGGCCAGGTGCCGGCGGCGCGTCACTGTGCCCCTCTCGGGCATGGGAAGACAGGATCGCTTGCGACGATCCGCAAGTCAGGACATCTGATCGCCGGGCCTCGTCCTCATTCGCCTCCGCCTCACCCGGCGGGGGTCCGGCGCGTGGACACGCCGGAGGAGGCCCCATGTTCGCTGCTGTACACCGCATCGCTGGCCCGGTCGTGTGTCTGGGCCTGCTCGTCCCGTTCCTCGTTCCCTCGAACCTGCACGCCGCCCCGGACGACCACGCACGGTTGACGGTGCACGTGATCGACCCCGCGGGAGCGGTCGTGCCGGGCGCGCTCGTGCGCCTGTCGACGCGGGTCGGCACCGTGCGCGAGGAGCACTCGGGGGCAGCGGGCGAAGCCGTCTTCGCCGGCCTCCCACCCGCCCGCTACGCGCTGCACGTGGTCGTCGACGGATTCCGCGCCGACCCGCGTGAGATCGACCTGGTCGGTGGCGCCGACGTGCGCGAGGCCGTCGCGCTCCGCGTGAGCGCGCTGACCGACACCGTGGTCGTCTCGGCGAGCCACGTCGAAGCCCCGCTGTCACGTCTCGCGGCCTCGGCCTCGGTGTTCACCGACACCGACCTGGCCGCCCGGCAGGCGGAGACCGTCGCCGAGATGCTGCGAGCGGTGCCCGGCCTCGTCGTCGCGAGCAACGGCGGACGCGGCTCGGTCACGTCGGTCTTCACGCGGGGCGGCGAGTCGGACTTCACGCTGGTGCTCGTCGACGGCCTCCGGCAGAACGACTTCGGAGGCGCCCACGACTTCGGCCACCTGCCGATTGCCGATGTCGAGCGAGTAGAGGTGGTGCGCGGGGCGCAGAGCGCCCTCTTCGGCAGCGATGCCATCGGCGGCGTCGTCCACCTCGTGACGCGACGAGGCGGTCGTGCGCGGTGGGACGCGCTCGCGGAGGGCGGGCACTTCGGGACGACGCGCCTGAGCGGATCGGCCGCCGGCAGTCGAGGCCTCATCTCGTGGGGCGTCGCCGGCGAACGCCTCGAGTCGGCCGGATACGAAGGCCTTGCGCCAGCGACGGGTGAGCTCGTGAGCAACGACGACTATCGCCGCGCCGACGTCTCGGCCACCTTCGGCTATGGCGGGCGGTTGCACGAGGCCCGCGGGTCGGTGCGGCACGGTCAGTACGAGCGCGGCTACCCCGGCCCGTTCGGCCGCGATCCGAACGGCACGTTCGACGGCGTCGACCGTGTCTCCCGGGGCGACAACGAACGTACGGCGCTCTCGGCAGGCTGGACGAGGAACTGGGCGGGGCGTACGCGGCTCGGCGCCGAGGGCGGCTGGACTCGCTTCGACAGCCGCTTCACGAGCGCCTTCGGCGACTCGTCGAGCGGCACGCGGCGTGCCACCGGGCGCGTGCAGAGCGACGTCGCGGCCGGACCGGCCATCGGACTCTCGGGCGGAGTCGAGGTCCTCTCCGAACAGGGACGCAGTTCGTTCATCGCGGCCGATGGACGCGACGAGCTGCCGATCGAACGCTCGGTCGTGGGCACCTTCGGCGAGGCACGCTACGAACGGGGGCCGGTGTTCGTGGTGGCCGGGCTTCGCGTCGAGCGCATCCACCGGGACGCGGTGACGGGCGACAGTCGCGCGTTCGTCGGCCGCCCGACGCTGGCAGCGCAGACGGTCGTGTCGGCCAACCCGAAGGTGGCCGCCAGCTGGTTCCTGCGGCCCCCGGGCGAGCGGGCACCCGGCTGGACTCGCGTGCGCGCGAGCGCGGGTACGGGCATCCGCCCGCCCGACGCGTTCGAGATCGCCTTCACCGACAACCCGGGGCTCCGCCCCGAGCGCAGCCGCAGCCTCGACATCGGTCTCGAGCAGGCGTGGCTCGGCGGCTCGGTGATCGCCGAGCTCACGTGGTTCGACAACCGGTACACGGATCTGATCGTCGCCGTCGGTCAGTCGTTCCGTGACGCGAGCCGGTACCGCACCGACAACATCGCCAACGCGCGGTCGCGCGGGGTCGAAGCCGGCCTCCACCTGCGCACGCGCGGCGGCGTGCGAATCGCCGGCGCGTACACGTGGCTCGACACGGCGGTGCTCGACGTCGACGGCGTCGCCGGGCGGGCCCCGGCCCCCTTCGTCATGGGCGACTGGCTGATCCGGCGTCCACGCCACGTCGGCGGCGTCGACGTCTCCGTCACGCGCGTCCGATGGTCGGCCTTCACACGGGTCGCGGCGCGGGGCCGCGCCCTCGACGTCGATCCGAGCTTCGGTGCGTTTGGCGGCAAACTGTTCGCACCGGGGTACTGGACGGCCGACGCCGGCGGGGCTCTCCGGCTCGTCGGCGGAGTCGAGGCCTTCGCACGAATCACGAACCTCTTCGATCGCGATCACGAGCCGGCGCTGGGCTTCCCCGGGCTCGGCCGTGCCGCGATGATGGGCGTGCGCGTTGCTCGACGCCACTGACCTCTCGTTCGCCTATCGCGGCGCGCCGGTCGTCGACTCGCTGTCGCTCCGGGTCGGGCAGGGCCAGCTCGTGGGCCTGCTCGGCCCGAACGGCGCGGGCAAGACGACGCTGCTCGGGCTGCTCGCGGGGCTGCTGCGCCCGACGCGGGGCGTGGTTCGCCTCGATGGACGGCCGCTCGGCACGCTGTCGCGGGCGGAGGTCGCCCGGCGGCTCGCGGTCGTGCCGCAGGAGACGCAGCTCGCGTTCGACTACACCGTGCTCGAGATGGCGCTGATGGGCCGGTACCCTCACCTCGGACCGTTCGAGATCGAGGGCCCCGACGATCTCGCGATCGCCCGCGCTGCGCTGGCCTCGACGGGCACCGACCACCTCGAGGCGCGTCGGTTCGCGACGCTGAGCGGCGGCGAGAAGCAGCGAGTCGTCATCGCGAGCGCGCTCGCGCAGTTCGGCGCCGCTTCGCCGGCCGCGGGCGAGCCTGCGGGGCTGCTGCTGCTCGACGAGCCGACGGCCTCGCTCGACCTGCACTTCCAGATGGAGGTGGCCGGGCTGCTGAGGCGTCTCAACCGCGAGCGAGGCCTCACGATGCTGGTCTCGACACACGATCTGAATCTCGCGGCGAGCCTGTGCACCGAGCTCGTGCTCATGCGCGACGGACGGGTCATCGCGAGCGGACCCACGGCGAGGGTGCTCACGGCCGACGCCGTGCACCTGCTGTACGGCATGGACGCGGACGTCCGGTGGCACGACCGCGCGGGCCACCTCACGGTGGTCCCGCTCGCGACCGCGTGAGCGACACGATGCGCCCGCTCGGCCGACGGCTCGTGCGCGTGGTCGCGGCCTTCGGGACCCTGGCGCTCGCGGCTGCGGTTCTGGCGCCCCTCGTGGGCAGCACGAGGATCGACCTCCTGCGCGTGTTCGACACGTCGGTGCCGTTTGCCGACAACGTCGACGCGCAGATCTTCTTCATCGCGCGACTGCCGCGCACGCTGGCCGCGCTGCTCGTCGGCAGCACGCTCGCGGCCTCGGGCGTCGTGCTGCAGGCGCTGCTGCGCAATCCGCTCGCCACGCCGTTCACCCTCGGCGTGTCGGCGGGCGCGTCGCTCGGCGCCATGCTCGCCATGACCTTCGCCCCGCCGATGGCGATCGCCGGGCTGACCGCGGTGCCGCTCGCGAGTTTCGCCGGCTCGATCGGCGCGGTGAGCATCGTCTACGCGCTCTCGACGATCAGGCACCGGGGATTGTCGACCGACGTGCTGCTGCTCGCCGGCGTCACGCTGAACTCGTTCTTCTCGGCCCTGATCCTCTTCGTCCAGTATCTGGCCGACGCCACCGAGACGCTGCAGAACGTGCGCTGGCTGATGGGCGACCTCGATGTCGGCGGCTACGAACCGATTGTCGCGTCGCTGCCGCTCGCGGGTGCCGCGCTGTTCTGCTTCGCGCTCCTGCCGCGCGCCCTGAACCTGCTCGCGCTCGGCCCCGAGAGCGCGGCAGCGCGGGGCGTCGACGTGCACCGTGCGCAGCGACTGGCGTTCTTCAGCGCGTCGATCGCCACAGGCGCGGCCGTGTCGCTCGGCGGCCCGGTGGGCTTCATCGGCATCGTCGTGCCGCATCTCGTCCGGCTGATGGTGGGGGCCGACCACCGGCTCGTGCTGCCTGCGTCGGCGCTCTTCGGCGGAGCATTCCTCGTGGGCTGCGACCTCGTCGCCCGCACGGCCTTCGCACCGATGGAACTGCCGGTGGGCATCGTCACCGCGATGATTGGAGGACCGTTCTTCCTGTGGCTGCTCGTCAGGCACCGCTGAAACGACGATCCGTCGCTGCGACACTGGTCGCGTGCGGAATGCTGGCGAGCGGCATCGCGCCCGCCGGGCAGGAAGGCGTCCGGCGACCGGAGCGCATCATCTCCATCGTGCCGGCCGCCACGGAGATGCTGTTTGCCATCGGCGCCGGCCCGCGGGTCGTCGCCGTCGGCAGCTACGACGCCTACCCGCCGGAGGCGGCGCTCCTCCCGCGCGTTGGCGCGCTCATCGACCCCGACGTCGAGCGGATGTTGTCGCTCACCCCGGACCTCGTCGTGGTCTACGGTTCGCAGCACGATCTCATCGCCCAGCTCGAGCGCTCCCGGGCGGCCCTCTTCCGGTACCGCCACGGCGGCCTGGCCGACGTCCTGACGACGCTGCGTGCGCTCGGCGAGGCCGCGGGCGAGCCGAAGCGGGCCGACGCCCTGGCCCGCCGGATCGACGCCGATATCGACCGCGTGCGGCGCCGCGTGGCCGGACGTTCACGCCCTCGAGTCCTGCTGGTCTTCGGCCGCGAGCCCGGTGGCCTGCGTCACATCCACGCAAGCGGCGGGATGGGCTTCCTGCACGACATGCTCGAAGTCGCCGGCGGCGACAACGTGCTGGCCGACGTGGCGCGCGAGTCGTTGCCGTTGACGACCGAGCAAGTGCTGGCTCGGCGGCCCGATGTGATTCTCGAGGTGCGTGCGGTCGGACCGACCGACGCCGAGCTCGCGAGGGAGCGCGCCGCGTGGGACCGCCTGGCGGCCGTGCCAGCCGTCCGCTCGGGGCGCGTCGTGTTCCTCACGGGCGAGGATCTCGTCGTGCCGGGCCCCCGCGTCGCCGGCGCCGTCGAACGCCTGGCCGCCGCGTTGCACCCCGACATCCGGCCGTAGCCGACCCGACGAGGACCATTCGCGAGACCATTGTCCGCCCGCAGCGGCAGGGGCACCCACCGCCCGCCGCGGCAGGGCCATCATCGTCCGCCCGTAGCGGCAGGGGCTTCAGCCCCTGCCGACCCGGATCGGCGGTACGAAGGCCCGAACCCTCACTCCACGAACTCGATCGCCGCCGGCCTCGGAATGAGCCGCAACTCCCACGCATCGTCGAGGAAGCGCTGCACCGCCTTGCGACCGCGGTCGCCGTAGGCGAGCGTCAACCGGTTCACGTACATGCCCACGAAGCGGTCGGTCCGATCGTGGTCGAGGCCGCGGCCGAACTGCTTGGCGTACTCGAGTGCCTCCGCGCGGTGGTCGAGGGCATGGCTGATGCTCGCGTGCAGCAGCTTCGACACGCGCGACATCAGGTTCGCCCCGAGGTCGCGTCGGATGATGTTCCCGCCGAGCGGCAGCGGGAGGCCCCCGGTGCGATCGGCCCACCACGCGCCGAGGTCGACCACCTTGCGCAACCCCTCATCCTGATACGTGAGCTGCCCTTCGTGGATGAGCAGGCCCGCATCGGCCCGCCCGTCCCGCACGGCCTCGAGGATCTCGTCGAAGGGCATGACGACGAACGCCAGTCCGGGACGGAACATCTGGAGCGCGAGCCAGGCCGAGGTGAGCGTGCCGGGAATCGCCACGGTGACGCCCTCGAGGTCCAGCGGCCGGTCGTCGCGGACGACGACGATCGGCCCGTAGCCATCGCCCATGCTCGCGCCGTGCGGCAGGAGAAGATAGCGTTCGGACAGGTGGGCGTAGGCGTGGAACGACACCGCCGACACCTCGTAGCGACCCTCGAAGGCGGCGCGGTTGAGCGACTCGATGTCGGCGAGCACCTGCTCGACCATCAGGTCGCCGGTGTCGACCGCCCCGGACGCCAGGCCGTAGAACATGAACGCGTCGTCGGAGTCGGGACTGTGGGCCACGGTGATTCTGGTCATGATTGGTCTCGTACACGCACACGTCGGGCGGCGCCCGACTGGATCGTGCTCCCGTTCAGGCTGGGGTCATCTCGGGTTTCGCGCAGTCGACCAGACGTTCGAGCAGGCGCTCGACGGCCTGGGGGTCGTCCAGCTGGAACCGCGCGGCCGACGGACGGTCGCCGACGGCCACGGTCACCGCCGAGGCCCCGAGAGCGACGATGGCATCCTCGTCGGTGATGTCGTCGCCAGCGTACAACACGGCCGGCGGCTCGCCCAGCCTCTCGGCGACGCGCTCACGAATCCAGTGCGCCGCATCCCCCTTGTTCCATGGAGTCGCCGGCAGCAGCTCGCAGATGGCCTTGCCGCGCATGAGGCGGAGTTGCCGCCGGTCGAGGGAGGCCCGCGCCAGCTCGAGCACGAGCCGCTCGACGAGCGCGTGATCGTCGGGCGAGGCCTGACGCCAGTGCACGGCCAACGAGACGCCCTTGTCTTCGAGGATCACCCCGCGCATCCCCGACAGACCGTTGGCGAGCAACGGCCGCACGAGCGAGAGGGCTTCGCGCGCGTCGTTGAGCGCCGGATGACGAAACGAGCAGTCGGGGCCGACGATCTCCTGACCGTGCATCCCCGAGAGGAAGATGGGACCCTCGACCTTCAGCCGCTGGCGCAGGTCGTCGAGGCGCCGGCCTGAGACGAATCCGACCGTCACGCGCGGCCGCGCCGCCAGGGCCGTCAGCAGCGCGCGCCTGGGCACGGGCAGCCTGGCCAGCTCGGGCGTCGGCGCGAACTCCGCGAGCGTGCCATCGAAGTCGAAGAGGAGAAGCCAGGGGCGGCCGGGCGCGTCGAGCGCCTCGACGATGGCCTCTGTCCGAGTTCGTTCCACTACCCGTGATCTTGCCACACCTGATGGGCCGAGGCACCCGGCAATGACCTCGTGGCGAGCGCGCGGTCCCGACTGCCCCGGCGGGGGTCGACGGCGGGTCTTGCCGCGGCCTTGCAGTGGGTTCGCCGCACGGGTTAGCCTCAGGCATGCCCGCGCCACCGCCCGTTCCAAGCCGCTCCGGGCGTGAGACGCGCCTGCTGCTCGTCACCATCGCGGTGTCGGTCGGCGTGCTGCTGCTGCTCGCCCGCTTCAGGTTCCCGGAAGCGCCCCGCGCGGCCGCCACCGCCACGCAGCCGCTCGAACGCCTGGCGGCGCGGGCCACGTACGACGAGCTGGCGGCCATCATCGAACAGCTCGAGTCGCGCGTCGCCCCGTCGGCCCTGGTGCTCCGGATCAGCGCCTCGCGCTCGGCCTCGCCGAGCATCGATGCGGGGTCCGAACAGCCGCGCTTCGTCCCCGGATTGCGCATCCGCGACGACCTCGTGCTGGCCGCGCTCCACCCCGAGGATCGGGTGCAGGGCATCGTGGGCAACGCCGAGGCCGTGCCGATGATGCTGGCCGCCGACCGCGTGCGAGGCCTGGCCCTGGTTCGCGTCCCGGCGCAGCCGACACAGCTGCCGGTCGCCGAGAGCCCGCGCGTCACGACGAGCCCGCGCTACGTCGCCGCGCTCGAAGGCACCCGCGGCGGCCCCTCGTTGCGTCCCCTCTTCCTGGGCCGCACCGATCCGGTCGTCGGCCCGCGCTGGGATCGCCCCCTGCTCGCGCTCGGGGGGACGCCCCAAGCCCAGATCGGGTCGATCGTCTTCACCTTCGATGGCCGCCTCGCCGGCATGGTCGTGGCCGACGAGGGCGTGCCGCTGCTCGCGCCAGGCGATGCGCTCCTGCAGGCCGCCGACGCGCTCCTGCAGGGCCGAACGGCCCAGACGGGCGACCTCGGCGTGACGTTTCAGCCGCTCACGCCCGATCTGGCGCGCGTGACCGGCGCGTCGCGTGGGGCCGTCGTGGCCCACATCGATCCGGACGGGCCGTCGGCCGGGATCCTGCGCCTCGGAGACGTGATCGAGACCGTGGCCAACGAAGCCGTGTTCTCGGCCGACGCGCTCGACCTGCGCATTGCCCGCGCGCAGCCGGGCCAGCGCCTGCCCGTCAAGGCCAGGCGCGGAAGCGACGCCATCGACGCGATCCTGACGGTCCGCGCGTACGAGCCTGCCGCCCCGGCACCGCTCGTCGGCCAGCTCGGCCTGACGCTCGCCGCCGTTCAGGATCTCGGCAGCGAAGTGGCCCGTGTCGAACCCCGGTCGCTCGGCGCCCACGCCGGGCTGATGGCCGGCGACATCATCACCCGGTTCGGCGACATCGACGCGCCGACACCCGCGGACATCACGCGGACCTTCGCGCGGAGCGCGACGGGTACCACCTGGCTCGTGGGCGCCGCCCGGCGCGACCGGCACTTCGTCATCGTGCTCGAGAAGCCGTGACACGTCGCGACGATGCCGCCGAAGTCGGCGGCGCCGACCCGCTCGACGCCGAGATGGGCCACCGGCCGGTGCCGGTTACGGTGCCGTGGTTCACGCCTCTCTTCCGATCGCGGGCCGCGCTCGGCATGAGGCCCATCACCGCGCCCGCGGTGCTGTTCGTTCCACTGGGGTACCTGATGGGGCCCTCGGTCGCGGGGATCCTGTCGCAGACGGCCGTGGCACAGCTCGACCCGGTGGTGTCGGTCGCGCTCGCCGCGCTCGGGGTGTTCGTGGGCCTCGCGCTCGACCTCCGCACGGCCGACGCGCGGCGCCTGTTCGTCGCGGCGAGTGCCGAGGCCTCGATCACGGTGGCGACGGTAGCGGTGTTTACGGGCCTGCTGCTGTGGCAGTGGCAGCTCCCGCTCGGGGTCGGCGCCACGTTCGTCGCCCTGGTCCTGGGAGTTTCGGCCTCGGCGTCGTCGGCCACGAGCGCCGCGGCGGGCCCTCATCCGTCGCTCGGCGTTGCGTCGCGAATCGCCGACCTCGACGACGTCCTGCCGATCGCGATCGGTGCCGGCCTCGTGGCATCGCTTGCCGCGACGTCGTTTGGTGATGGCGTGCGTCTGCTCGTCCTGACGGCCGCCCTCGGGCTCACGATCGCCGTCGCGGGCTGGCTGCTCTTCGAACGAGCCCGGTCGGCTGCCGAACGCGTCGTGTTCGTCGGCGGCGCGTTGATGCTGCTCGGCGGCGCGGCGGCCTACCTGTCGCTCTCGCCCCTGATGACGGGGATGGTGGCCGGGCTCTTCTGGACGTTCTCGCCGGGACGGGCCGACCAGGTAATTCGCGAGGACGTGCAGAGGCTCCAGCACCCGCTGGTGGTGCTGCTGCTCATCACCGCGGGCGCCAGCCTGGTGTACAGCCCGCTCGCGCTCTGGCTCTTCGCCCCGTTCACGGTCTTCCGGCTCACCGGCAAGCTGCTCGGCGGGCGGGCGGCGGTGGGCCTGTCGGGCGGGCTCGCGCCCGCCGATCTTGGCGCGTGGCTGCTGCCGCCGGGCCTGCTCGGGATCGCCTTCGCCCTCAACGTGGAGCAGGTCGGGGCCTCACCGGCCGGCGGCGCGCTGCTCTTCGCCGTGGTCGTGGGATCGATTGCCAGTGAAGTGATCGCGGTCGCCGTCGCCCCGGGGAGAGGTCGCGACTGATGCGCCGGCTGCTCGCCCTGTCGATCCTGCTCGCGACCGTCTGGGTCGTGCGGACCACGGGAACCGAGGACGTGGCCGCGCGGGGCACGGCGCTGGCGCTCGGCTTCGCGCTGATCGCCGCGGCGCTCGCAGGCGACCTGATCGAACGCCTGCGCCTGCCGCGGATCACGGGATACCTGCTCTTCGGCATGCTGTGCGGGCCGTACATTCTGAACCTGATCAACCGGCCGATGGCGCGCGACCTGCAGCTGGCCAACGGGCTCGCGGTGGCCCTCATCGCCTTCATCGCCGGCCTCGAGCTGAACTTCGCCCGGCTGCGGCCGCGGCTCGCGGCCATGATGCGGCTGGGTGCCACCATGCTGCTCGTCATGTACGCCGGGCTCGGCAGCCTCTTCTGGATTGCCTGGCCGTGGATTCCGATCCTGCCCGAGGCGACAGGTGTGGCCCGCCTGGCGCTCGCCTTGCTGACAACGACCGTGGTCGTGAGCTTCTCACCCACCGTGACCATCGCCGTGATCGCGGACAGCCGCGCACGCGGTCCGCTGAGCGAGCTGACGGTTTCGATCGTGGTCTTCGCCGATCTGGTGCTCATCCTGTTCTTCACGCTGGCGATGCAGTTCGTGCGCTGGGCACTCGGAGACGCCGCGGCCGGTGACGTCAGCCTGCTCGGCAGCCTGCTGTGGGAGATCATCGGGTCGTTCGCCTTCGGCGCGGCCGTCGGGTCGGTGTTCGCGTTGTATCTTCGCTACGTGGGACGCGAGTTGACCGTGGTCCTGCTCGGCCTCTGTGTGCTGCTGAGCGTGGTCGGCCGGGCGCTGCACTTCGAACCGCTGCTCGCGGCACTCGCCGCCGGCCTCGTGGTCGAGAACATCGCGCCGCCGCGCGGCGACGCCTTGAAGTCGGCGGTCGAACGAGGATCGCTGCCTGTACTCGTGGTGTTCTTCGCGGCAGCCGGGGCGTCGCTTCAGCTCGATGCCCTCGCGACCATCGGCCTCGTCGCCCTGCTCCTCGCGGGGGCGCGGGCCGTCGCCATCTGGCTCGGGGCGCGTGTTGCCACCCGAGCCTCAGGCATCGACCCGGAGCACGGACGCCTCGTCTGGATGGGGCTGGTCTCGCAAGCGGGGGTGACGCTGGGGCTCTCGGCGCTCGTGGCCAGCGAGTTCCCGACCTGGGGCCGTCCTCTCGAGACGATGGTCGTGGCCCTGATTGCGTTTCACCAACTCGTCGGACCGGTCCTCTTTAAGCAGGCCCTCGTGCGGGCCGGGGAGGTCGGCCGAGGCGAACGTGAGCTGGTCCCAGCACCAAGACCGGCAACCTGAAGGGCGAACCCTCGCCGGTCGGTCCCGCGACCACCGGCCCGGCAGCGGTGGCTACCTCGGCTGAGGCTGCGGCGGGCGTTGATCGTAGATGCGGCGGGCGTCCTCGCGCGCGCGGCGCTCCTCGGCCTCGCGCCGCCGCTTCTCGGCTCGCTCGTAGGCCCACTGTGCGGCCGCGAACGCCAGGCTCGACAGCGACATCGTCGGGCTGCGGAACGCCTGCGGCGTCGTGAG
The Acidobacteriota bacterium DNA segment above includes these coding regions:
- the otsB gene encoding trehalose-phosphatase, translated to MERTRTEAIVEALDAPGRPWLLLFDFDGTLAEFAPTPELARLPVPRRALLTALAARPRVTVGFVSGRRLDDLRQRLKVEGPIFLSGMHGQEIVGPDCSFRHPALNDAREALSLVRPLLANGLSGMRGVILEDKGVSLAVHWRQASPDDHALVERLVLELARASLDRRQLRLMRGKAICELLPATPWNKGDAAHWIRERVAERLGEPPAVLYAGDDITDEDAIVALGASAVTVAVGDRPSAARFQLDDPQAVERLLERLVDCAKPEMTPA
- a CDS encoding ABC transporter ATP-binding protein, producing the protein MLDATDLSFAYRGAPVVDSLSLRVGQGQLVGLLGPNGAGKTTLLGLLAGLLRPTRGVVRLDGRPLGTLSRAEVARRLAVVPQETQLAFDYTVLEMALMGRYPHLGPFEIEGPDDLAIARAALASTGTDHLEARRFATLSGGEKQRVVIASALAQFGAASPAAGEPAGLLLLDEPTASLDLHFQMEVAGLLRRLNRERGLTMLVSTHDLNLAASLCTELVLMRDGRVIASGPTARVLTADAVHLLYGMDADVRWHDRAGHLTVVPLATA
- a CDS encoding ABC transporter substrate-binding protein is translated as MTRITVAHSPDSDDAFMFYGLASGAVDTGDLMVEQVLADIESLNRAAFEGRYEVSAVSFHAYAHLSERYLLLPHGASMGDGYGPIVVVRDDRPLDLEGVTVAIPGTLTSAWLALQMFRPGLAFVVMPFDEILEAVRDGRADAGLLIHEGQLTYQDEGLRKVVDLGAWWADRTGGLPLPLGGNIIRRDLGANLMSRVSKLLHASISHALDHRAEALEYAKQFGRGLDHDRTDRFVGMYVNRLTLAYGDRGRKAVQRFLDDAWELRLIPRPAAIEFVE
- a CDS encoding PDZ domain-containing protein, whose amino-acid sequence is MPAPPPVPSRSGRETRLLLVTIAVSVGVLLLLARFRFPEAPRAAATATQPLERLAARATYDELAAIIEQLESRVAPSALVLRISASRSASPSIDAGSEQPRFVPGLRIRDDLVLAALHPEDRVQGIVGNAEAVPMMLAADRVRGLALVRVPAQPTQLPVAESPRVTTSPRYVAALEGTRGGPSLRPLFLGRTDPVVGPRWDRPLLALGGTPQAQIGSIVFTFDGRLAGMVVADEGVPLLAPGDALLQAADALLQGRTAQTGDLGVTFQPLTPDLARVTGASRGAVVAHIDPDGPSAGILRLGDVIETVANEAVFSADALDLRIARAQPGQRLPVKARRGSDAIDAILTVRAYEPAAPAPLVGQLGLTLAAVQDLGSEVARVEPRSLGAHAGLMAGDIITRFGDIDAPTPADITRTFARSATGTTWLVGAARRDRHFVIVLEKP
- a CDS encoding iron ABC transporter permease, which codes for MRPLGRRLVRVVAAFGTLALAAAVLAPLVGSTRIDLLRVFDTSVPFADNVDAQIFFIARLPRTLAALLVGSTLAASGVVLQALLRNPLATPFTLGVSAGASLGAMLAMTFAPPMAIAGLTAVPLASFAGSIGAVSIVYALSTIRHRGLSTDVLLLAGVTLNSFFSALILFVQYLADATETLQNVRWLMGDLDVGGYEPIVASLPLAGAALFCFALLPRALNLLALGPESAAARGVDVHRAQRLAFFSASIATGAAVSLGGPVGFIGIVVPHLVRLMVGADHRLVLPASALFGGAFLVGCDLVARTAFAPMELPVGIVTAMIGGPFFLWLLVRHR
- a CDS encoding ABC transporter substrate-binding protein encodes the protein MLASGIAPAGQEGVRRPERIISIVPAATEMLFAIGAGPRVVAVGSYDAYPPEAALLPRVGALIDPDVERMLSLTPDLVVVYGSQHDLIAQLERSRAALFRYRHGGLADVLTTLRALGEAAGEPKRADALARRIDADIDRVRRRVAGRSRPRVLLVFGREPGGLRHIHASGGMGFLHDMLEVAGGDNVLADVARESLPLTTEQVLARRPDVILEVRAVGPTDAELARERAAWDRLAAVPAVRSGRVVFLTGEDLVVPGPRVAGAVERLAAALHPDIRP
- the mqnE gene encoding aminofutalosine synthase MqnE is translated as MHTNASAALGASRLADAGLAEVAAKLDAGVRLDLDDGVRLFESPDHHAVGWLANRERERRHGDRTFYNFNIRIEATNVCVASCLFCSFARLKVGDPGSYTMSLEQAWQKLRDRADQPLTEVHIVNGLHPDLPFSYYADLLSGFKRLRPEIHLKAFTAVEIAFFADLYGMTDEQVLRELMAAGLDSLPGGGAEVFAERVRRKICHDKCDGDRWLAIHRTAHQLGMRSNVTMLYGHIETAAERVDHMLRARALQDETGGFQAFIPLAFHPDNNQMRKLPAPTAADTLRVHAVSRLVLDNIPHVKAFWIATGVEVAQMSLWFGVDDLDGTVQEEKIYHMAGARTPEAMSTTEIRRLIATAGREPCERDTLYNLIPAAV
- a CDS encoding TonB-dependent receptor, with the protein product MFAAVHRIAGPVVCLGLLVPFLVPSNLHAAPDDHARLTVHVIDPAGAVVPGALVRLSTRVGTVREEHSGAAGEAVFAGLPPARYALHVVVDGFRADPREIDLVGGADVREAVALRVSALTDTVVVSASHVEAPLSRLAASASVFTDTDLAARQAETVAEMLRAVPGLVVASNGGRGSVTSVFTRGGESDFTLVLVDGLRQNDFGGAHDFGHLPIADVERVEVVRGAQSALFGSDAIGGVVHLVTRRGGRARWDALAEGGHFGTTRLSGSAAGSRGLISWGVAGERLESAGYEGLAPATGELVSNDDYRRADVSATFGYGGRLHEARGSVRHGQYERGYPGPFGRDPNGTFDGVDRVSRGDNERTALSAGWTRNWAGRTRLGAEGGWTRFDSRFTSAFGDSSSGTRRATGRVQSDVAAGPAIGLSGGVEVLSEQGRSSFIAADGRDELPIERSVVGTFGEARYERGPVFVVAGLRVERIHRDAVTGDSRAFVGRPTLAAQTVVSANPKVAASWFLRPPGERAPGWTRVRASAGTGIRPPDAFEIAFTDNPGLRPERSRSLDIGLEQAWLGGSVIAELTWFDNRYTDLIVAVGQSFRDASRYRTDNIANARSRGVEAGLHLRTRGGVRIAGAYTWLDTAVLDVDGVAGRAPAPFVMGDWLIRRPRHVGGVDVSVTRVRWSAFTRVAARGRALDVDPSFGAFGGKLFAPGYWTADAGGALRLVGGVEAFARITNLFDRDHEPALGFPGLGRAAMMGVRVARRH